One Methanolobus sp. WCC4 DNA segment encodes these proteins:
- the pyrI gene encoding aspartate carbamoyltransferase regulatory subunit gives MVKETELRVRRIKNGTVIDHITAGRALNVLKILGLPDSSEGVVSVLINSHGKYGKKDVVKIENRELKVEEVDRIALIAPNATINIIRDFKVIQKKKVHIPSFVEGVVGCINPNCISNSNEPITSKFKVSTEDTDIKLRCSYCGRVISENIAEHLL, from the coding sequence AGGGTCCGCAGGATCAAGAACGGAACCGTCATTGACCATATAACCGCAGGCAGGGCACTGAATGTCCTGAAGATACTGGGACTTCCAGATTCCTCTGAAGGTGTTGTGAGCGTGCTGATAAATTCCCATGGGAAGTACGGGAAGAAGGATGTCGTCAAGATAGAGAACCGTGAGCTTAAGGTAGAGGAAGTGGACAGGATCGCACTTATCGCACCAAACGCAACGATCAACATCATACGTGACTTCAAAGTCATCCAGAAGAAGAAGGTACACATACCATCCTTTGTCGAGGGTGTTGTCGGGTGCATAAACCCTAATTGTATATCCAACAGTAACGAACCTATCACATCAAAGTTCAAAGTAAGCACCGAAGACACTGACATTAAACTGAGATGTTCCTATTGCGGCCGGGTGATCTCCGAGAATATTGCAGAGCATTTGCTATAG